In the genome of Angustibacter luteus, one region contains:
- a CDS encoding ABC transporter permease: MTRVTKHHLFWPVACLIALIALNTAVRPRFIKVTLREGELYGAPIDILRQSAPLMLVALGMTLVIATRGIDLSVGAVMAISGAVTLTIIDGSGSSGSLGTVLMAMAAGVGLSLLLGVWNGFLVAVAKIQPIIATLVLMLAGRGVALLITGGFITTVVSPPLKYFASGYLFWVPFAFIIAVVAIVVVALVERRTALGVLTEAVGINPEASRLAGVRSRGIIFTAYVASAGLAGVAGIIYSSNIMAADANAAGELIELYAILAVVLGGTSLLGGKFSIAGTVIGVLIIQTLQSTILFLGVPSAEAPVFFAAVVILVVLIQAPRVHRVAGSLVRRGRARETGSQVEKAKVAA; this comes from the coding sequence GTGACGCGAGTGACGAAGCACCACCTGTTCTGGCCGGTCGCCTGCCTGATCGCGCTGATCGCGCTGAACACGGCGGTGCGCCCGAGGTTCATCAAGGTGACGCTCCGCGAGGGCGAGCTGTACGGCGCCCCGATCGACATCCTGCGGCAGAGCGCCCCGCTGATGCTGGTCGCGCTGGGGATGACCCTGGTCATCGCCACCCGGGGCATCGACCTGTCCGTCGGCGCGGTCATGGCGATCTCCGGCGCCGTCACCCTCACCATCATCGACGGGTCGGGCAGCTCGGGCAGTCTCGGTACGGTCCTGATGGCGATGGCGGCCGGCGTCGGCCTCTCGCTCCTGCTCGGGGTGTGGAACGGCTTCCTGGTGGCGGTCGCGAAGATCCAGCCGATCATCGCGACGCTGGTGCTGATGCTGGCCGGCCGCGGCGTGGCGCTGCTGATCACCGGCGGCTTCATCACCACGGTCGTCAGCCCGCCGCTGAAGTACTTCGCGAGCGGCTACCTGTTCTGGGTGCCGTTCGCGTTCATCATCGCGGTGGTCGCGATCGTCGTCGTGGCCCTGGTGGAACGCCGTACCGCGTTGGGAGTGCTCACCGAGGCGGTGGGCATCAACCCCGAGGCGAGCCGGCTGGCCGGCGTCCGCTCCCGCGGGATCATCTTCACCGCGTACGTCGCGAGCGCCGGCCTGGCCGGCGTCGCCGGCATCATCTACAGCTCGAACATCATGGCGGCGGACGCCAACGCCGCCGGCGAGCTGATCGAGCTGTACGCGATCCTGGCCGTCGTGCTGGGCGGGACGTCGTTGCTGGGCGGGAAGTTCAGCATCGCCGGCACGGTCATCGGGGTGCTCATCATCCAGACCCTGCAGTCCACGATCCTCTTCCTCGGCGTCCCGTCGGCGGAGGCGCCGGTGTTCTTCGCCGCCGTGGTGATCCTCGTCGTGCTGATCCAGGCGCCGCGCGTGCACCGGGTGGCCGGCTCGCTCGTGCGACGAGGTCGGGCCCGAGAAACCGGCTCCCAGGTCGAGAAGGCGAAGGTCGCGGCATGA
- a CDS encoding ABC transporter substrate-binding protein yields MKKKFLAGVALVGALALVTTGCGNSSDDAAGGGGGDKTIKVGFAQTGSESGWRSANTESMKKAFTKDKGFDLVFNAADNDPAAQIAAVRSFISQGVDAIVIAPIVSDGWDDVLNEAKTAKIPVVLEDRTTSSADDLYASWVGDDFKKEGETAGKWAAEQYGGKATNMVVLEGTTGSAPANDRAAGFGDAVKGTQIKTIASQTGDFTRDGGKKVMEGFLQKYGVKGINLVFAHNDDMALGAIEAIEAAGGKPGTDINIVSIDGVHDGMQALVDGKINYIVECNPLLGDQAADLVKKVLAGTTVEKKNFATDGAFTQEQAKAVIATRAY; encoded by the coding sequence GTGAAGAAGAAGTTCCTTGCCGGTGTAGCCCTGGTCGGTGCCCTTGCGCTGGTCACCACGGGGTGTGGAAACTCCTCCGACGACGCGGCTGGCGGTGGCGGCGGAGACAAGACGATCAAGGTCGGGTTCGCGCAGACCGGGTCGGAGTCGGGGTGGCGCAGCGCGAACACGGAGTCGATGAAGAAGGCCTTCACCAAGGACAAGGGCTTCGACCTGGTGTTCAACGCGGCCGACAACGACCCGGCCGCTCAGATCGCGGCCGTGCGCAGCTTCATCAGCCAGGGCGTCGACGCCATCGTGATCGCCCCGATCGTCAGCGACGGCTGGGACGACGTCCTCAACGAGGCCAAGACCGCCAAGATCCCGGTGGTCCTGGAGGACCGGACGACGTCCTCGGCCGACGACCTCTACGCCAGCTGGGTCGGCGACGACTTCAAGAAGGAGGGCGAGACGGCCGGCAAGTGGGCCGCCGAGCAGTACGGGGGCAAGGCCACCAACATGGTCGTGCTCGAGGGGACCACCGGCTCCGCGCCGGCCAACGACCGGGCGGCCGGCTTCGGCGACGCGGTCAAGGGCACCCAGATCAAGACGATCGCCTCCCAGACGGGTGACTTCACCCGGGACGGCGGCAAGAAGGTCATGGAAGGGTTCCTGCAGAAGTACGGCGTCAAGGGCATCAACCTCGTCTTCGCACACAACGACGACATGGCTCTCGGCGCCATCGAGGCGATCGAGGCGGCGGGCGGCAAGCCTGGCACCGACATCAACATCGTCTCGATCGACGGCGTCCACGACGGCATGCAGGCGCTGGTCGACGGCAAGATCAACTACATCGTGGAGTGCAACCCGCTGCTCGGTGACCAGGCCGCCGACCTGGTGAAGAAGGTGCTGGCCGGCACGACCGTGGAGAAGAAGAACTTCGCGACCGACGGTGCCTTCACCCAGGAGCAGGCGAAGGCCGTCATCGCCACCCGCGCGTACTGA
- a CDS encoding LacI family DNA-binding transcriptional regulator, giving the protein MSASDTSPRRGGRIGVRDVAQLAGVSTQTVSRVLNNSPNLREETRARVLEAMAELDYRPNNAARALGTATTRTLGVVATDVTLHGPALAVAALATAARDAGRWIATAYADATDEASVDSALSHVLGQGVDGIVLVAPHVRTRDALLNHASGTPMVVMHGGPVDRQAEGTALVVDHLVSLGHRRIGRVGGPADWLEERSRRAGHDAALATHGLAAGPSWGGDWSAAAGHRLSTQVADVVRSPNGPTAVVVANDQMALGLMAGLRAGGVDVPGQVSVVGFDDNPDAAYYSPPLTTVRLDVGAEARRCVAQVFGDAPPDEGTAPRLVARSSTAAPA; this is encoded by the coding sequence ATGAGCGCTTCGGACACCTCCCCCCGGCGCGGCGGTCGGATCGGCGTCCGGGACGTCGCCCAGCTGGCCGGCGTCTCGACCCAGACGGTCTCGCGGGTACTCAACAACTCCCCGAACCTGCGCGAGGAGACTCGGGCGCGGGTCCTCGAGGCCATGGCCGAGCTGGACTACCGGCCCAACAACGCCGCCCGCGCCCTCGGCACCGCCACGACCCGGACGCTCGGCGTCGTGGCCACGGACGTCACGCTCCACGGCCCAGCGCTGGCGGTCGCGGCACTGGCCACGGCAGCCCGCGACGCCGGCCGGTGGATCGCCACCGCCTACGCGGACGCCACGGACGAGGCGTCCGTGGACTCCGCCCTGTCGCACGTGCTCGGGCAGGGGGTCGACGGCATCGTGCTGGTCGCCCCCCACGTGCGCACGCGGGACGCCTTGCTGAACCACGCGTCCGGCACGCCCATGGTGGTCATGCACGGCGGCCCCGTGGACCGGCAGGCGGAGGGTACGGCGCTGGTCGTGGACCACCTGGTGAGCCTCGGGCACCGTCGCATCGGCCGGGTGGGCGGTCCGGCGGACTGGCTGGAGGAGCGGTCCCGCCGGGCGGGCCACGACGCCGCACTGGCCACGCACGGGCTCGCGGCCGGGCCGAGCTGGGGGGGCGACTGGTCGGCGGCGGCGGGGCACCGGTTGAGTACTCAGGTCGCCGACGTGGTCCGCTCGCCGAACGGGCCCACCGCCGTCGTGGTCGCCAACGACCAGATGGCCCTGGGGCTGATGGCAGGCCTGCGCGCCGGCGGGGTCGACGTCCCCGGTCAGGTCAGCGTGGTGGGGTTCGACGACAACCCCGATGCCGCGTACTACAGCCCCCCGCTGACCACCGTGCGCCTCGACGTCGGGGCCGAGGCGCGGCGTTGCGTGGCGCAGGTCTTCGGCGACGCACCGCCGGACGAGGGGACGGCGCCCCGGTTGGTCGCCAGGTCGTCAACCGCCGCGCCCGCCTGA
- a CDS encoding sugar ABC transporter ATP-binding protein, which translates to MSVLSETAPVVAMRGITIRFPGVLALDGVDFTLRPGEVHALMGENGAGKSTLIKALTGVYPIDAGTITIAGEPRVFGSTGDAQAAGISTVYQEVNLCPNLSIGENVMLGHEPRSARRISWRRLHDEAARHLASLGLELDTHLLLSSHSIAVQQLVAISRAMVLDARVLILDEPTSSLDRDEVERLFAVVRDLRDRGVAILFVSHFLDQVYEIADRITVLRNGQLVGEHRLQDLPRGQLVTQMVGREIAELEAISATAERVIDRGGAPVLRATGIARRGVLGEADLDVYEGEVVGIAGLLGSGRTELVRLLCGADRADQGVVELNGDPVKLSSPRVAMEHRIAFSSEDRRAEGIVADLTVAENIVLGLQARRGWLRRVRRSEQDAVVSELMTSLGVRPADPAMLAGNLSGGNQQKVVLARWLATAPRLLILDEPTRGVDVGAKADIQRKVAELAEQGLAVIFISSELEEVLRLAQRIVVMRDRRQIGMRDSHSIDLDGLIDLMANDSQGSLA; encoded by the coding sequence ATGTCCGTGCTCAGCGAGACCGCGCCCGTGGTGGCGATGCGGGGCATCACGATCCGCTTCCCGGGGGTCCTGGCGCTCGACGGCGTCGACTTCACCCTCAGACCCGGCGAGGTGCACGCCCTCATGGGCGAGAACGGTGCCGGCAAGTCCACCCTGATCAAGGCGTTGACGGGCGTGTACCCGATCGACGCCGGCACCATCACGATCGCCGGTGAGCCGAGGGTCTTCGGCAGCACCGGGGACGCGCAGGCCGCGGGCATCTCCACGGTCTACCAAGAGGTCAACCTCTGCCCGAACCTGTCCATCGGCGAGAACGTCATGCTGGGGCACGAGCCGCGAAGTGCCCGGCGCATCAGCTGGCGCCGCCTCCATGACGAGGCGGCCCGCCACCTCGCCAGCCTCGGCCTGGAGCTCGACACCCACCTCTTGCTGTCGAGCCACTCCATCGCTGTCCAGCAGCTCGTCGCGATCAGCCGGGCCATGGTCCTCGATGCCCGCGTCCTGATCCTCGACGAGCCGACGTCCAGCCTGGACCGGGACGAGGTCGAGCGCCTCTTCGCGGTGGTCCGGGACCTGCGGGACAGGGGCGTGGCGATCCTGTTCGTCAGCCACTTCCTGGACCAGGTGTACGAGATCGCCGACCGCATCACCGTGCTGCGCAACGGTCAGCTCGTGGGCGAGCACCGCCTGCAGGACCTGCCCCGCGGCCAGCTCGTGACCCAGATGGTGGGTCGTGAGATCGCCGAGCTCGAGGCCATCTCCGCCACCGCCGAGCGCGTCATCGACCGCGGCGGTGCACCGGTCCTGCGCGCGACGGGCATCGCCCGTCGGGGGGTGCTCGGCGAGGCAGACCTCGACGTCTACGAGGGCGAGGTCGTCGGGATCGCCGGGTTGCTGGGTTCGGGGCGCACCGAGCTGGTCCGGCTGCTGTGCGGCGCGGACCGGGCCGACCAGGGGGTGGTCGAGCTGAACGGCGACCCCGTGAAGCTGTCCTCGCCGCGGGTGGCGATGGAGCACCGCATCGCGTTCTCGTCCGAGGACCGGCGCGCCGAGGGCATCGTCGCGGACCTCACGGTCGCGGAGAACATCGTGCTCGGCCTGCAGGCACGTCGTGGCTGGCTGCGGCGCGTCCGGCGCAGCGAGCAGGACGCCGTCGTCTCCGAGCTCATGACCTCGCTCGGTGTGCGACCCGCCGACCCGGCGATGCTCGCCGGCAACCTCTCGGGCGGCAACCAGCAGAAGGTCGTCCTCGCGCGGTGGCTCGCGACCGCGCCCCGGCTGCTCATCCTCGACGAACCCACCCGCGGCGTCGACGTCGGCGCCAAGGCCGACATCCAGCGCAAGGTCGCCGAGCTCGCCGAGCAAGGGCTCGCCGTCATCTTCATCTCCTCCGAGCTCGAGGAGGTGCTTCGATTGGCCCAGCGCATCGTGGTGATGCGAGACCGGCGCCAGATCGGGATGCGCGACTCGCACTCCATCGACCTCGACGGACTCATCGACCTGATGGCGAACGACAGCCAAGGGAGCCTGGCGTGA